Genomic segment of Brachyspira suanatina:
ATCCATTCCTATTATCCATATATATAATAGCCATACCAGTATCCTAACATATAGTCTTCAATTATTTAGAAGCTAAATCAGCATTTTCTATCAAAACATCAAGAATATTTTGCAATTTTATTTTCTTCATTATTATTTTTAATTTTAATAATAGATTTTTTAATATAATCATTCAAATAAATACTAGAATTTGTACGTAATTAAGCACAGTTTCTGTTATAAGATTAACATCTATCTCACGCATAAAAATCCTTTTATAAATAAAAACATTAAATTTAAATAAAAAAATAAAAGCCCACTAATATTTCTATTAATGGGCTTTATATCTACATTTGTAATAAGTCGCTTAAATCAAATTATCCAATAATTCTCATTATAGATTGGTTTTTCATATTAGCGTTAGCTAACATAGCAGCACCTGTTTGTTGTAAGATTTGTTCACGAGTATAAGCAACCATAGCAGAAGCCATATCAGCATCACGTATAACACTTTCAGAAGCGATAGTATTTTCAGTAGCGATCATTAAGCTTTTTACCATAGATTCCATTCTATTTTGAACAGCACCTAATTCAGCTCTTTGAGCTACAACCATTTGAATACCTTCATCAATTCTTCCTAAAGCTTGGTTAGCAGTTTCAACAGAAGAAATAGAAATAGGAGTATCTCCTCCAACTTGTAAGTTAGCAGCAGTCATAGAACCTATATTAACAGATACTCTTTGATCCATATTAGCGCCTATGTGGAAAGTCATAGGAGTTTGACCATCAGCAGCAAAACGTCCTGTTAACATGTTCATTTTGTTGAATTCAGCTTGAGAAGCGATTCTGTCAACTTCAGCTACTAATTGATTAACTTCTACTTGGATTAAAGCTCTGTCGCTGTCAGAATATATACCGTTAGCAGATTGAATAGCTAACTCTCTCATTCTTTGCATAATGTTAGTA
This window contains:
- a CDS encoding flagellin; translated protein: MIINNNISALNANRQLNLTGSSMTKTIAQLSSGMRINTAGDDASGLAVSEKMRSQYRGLQQATRNAQNGISFIQTTEGYLNETTNIMQRMRELAIQSANGIYSDSDRALIQVEVNQLVAEVDRIASQAEFNKMNMLTGRFAADGQTPMTFHIGANMDQRVSVNIGSMTAANLQVGGDTPISISSVETANQALGRIDEGIQMVVAQRAELGAVQNRMESMVKSLMIATENTIASESVIRDADMASAMVAYTREQILQQTGAAMLANANMKNQSIMRIIG